The Novosphingobium sp. Gsoil 351 genome contains the following window.
GCTGCTCATGCGTCGATCGGTTCGAAGGCAGCGAGTTCGAGCCGCGCCATTCCGGCCAGCGCAAACGGCTGGTGCGAGGCGATCACCGCGATCCCGCCTCCGTCCACATGCCTCGCGACCAGGCCCTGCACCGTGGCGGCGGTAGCCGTGTCGAGGCCGTTGAGCGGCTCGTCGAGCAGCCAGATCGGCGCACCGGCGAGCAGCGTTCGGGCCAGCGCGGCGCGCTTGCGCTGGCCGGTCGAGAGATAACGGACGGGCACGTCGAGCAGGTTGCCAAGACCCAGCGTCTCGATCGCCGTATCGAGAGTCGCCTCGGAGGTACGG
Protein-coding sequences here:
- the ccmA gene encoding heme ABC exporter ATP-binding protein CcmA; protein product: MPACRLAAHDLACRRGDRVLFRGLGFALNPGEALHLAGPNGIGKSSLIRILVGLLRPYAGSVERVGSLALADERLALDGHLPLGRALEFWRAFDRTSEATLDTAIETLGLGNLLDVPVRYLSTGQRKRAALARTLLAGAPIWLLDEPLNGLDTATAATVQGLVARHVDGGGIAVIASHQPFALAGMARLELAAFEPIDA